The genomic segment AAAAGCTAAAATGATGAAAAATAATGCTTTTCGCCCTTTTGAAAAAGACATCAATTTCGCTTTCTTTGGGAGTTCAAATTCCTTCATCAAATCATTAAAAAATTGCTCGTCAAATGTGGTATAAATATTTTTATAAATTTTAACAACAGCGTTCACACTATACGTATTATAGTGATTCATATTGTCTTCCAAGAAAAACAAATTACGCTTCACTTCCGGATGTTTATAAATACTTTTCCCGTCTAAAAAAACATCCCCATCATCAGGTAAATAAATCCCCGTCATTGTCGAAAAAAGCGTCGTCTTCCCCACACCATTCCGGCCAATAAGCGCAGTTACCTCGCCTACTTTTAAATCAAATGAAATATCCTTCAATACTGTCTTGTCTTCCATCTTTTTTGTTATGTCTCGAATCTCCATTTTTTCACCTCACCAAACTATTATATAAGCTCTGTCGTATTTTTTCTATACTTTTTAAAATTTTCTACCAATTCTCTTCACAAAGTTAAAGCCCAAACCAATCATTATACTAATTTCACATATTGCGGTAAAATATCTCTATATGAATTTATTTAACCCCCCTGAGGTGAGAACATGATAAAACTTGATACTACAATGCTTGATTACTTTAAAGAAAGCCCTACTCTCCAGAAACAATTATTTTCTGGTCATTTTGGCTTGGAAAAAGAAAATGTTCGCGTAACTGCTGATGGAAAATTAGCTCTCACGCCACATCCAGCCATTTTTGGGCCGAAAGAAGATAATCCATATATTAAAACCGATTTTTCAGAAAGCCAAATTGAAATGATTACACCCGTAACCGACTCAATTGATACTGTCTATGAATGGCTTGAAAACCTTCATAATATTGTTTCATTGCGCGCTGAAGACGAACTACTTTGGCCTTCTAGCAATCCGCCAATTTTGCCGCCTGAAAAAGATATTCCAATAGCTGTATACAAAACACCTGACAGCCCAGACCGGAAATATCGCGAACACTTAGCAAAAGGGTATGGAAAGAAAATCCAGCTTCTATCAGGCATCCACTATAACTTTTCCTTCCCAGAAGCCTTGATTGACGGACTTTATTCCCAAATCAGCCTGCCAGAAGAATCAAAACAAGACTTTAAAAACCGCTTGTATTTAAAAGTCGCTAAATATTTCATGAAAAATCGCTGGTTATTAGTTTATTTAACTGGTGCTAGCCCTGTTTATCTTGCGGACTTCACAACGACAAAAAACGAAGAAACACTGGCCGATGGAAGCAGTTCTTTCCGTGACGGCATTTCCCTTCGTAATAGTAATGCTGGTTATAAAAATAAAGAAGCTTTATACGTTGATTACAATTCATTTGATGCTTATATTGCTAGCATCTCCAATTATATCGAACAAGGTAAAATTGAAAGCATGCGCGAATTTTACAATCCAATTCGCTTGAAAAACGCCCATACTGATCAAACAGTGGAAAGTCTGGCAGAGCACGGTGTCGAATATTTAGAAATCCGCTCTATTGATCTAAATCCACTCGAACCAAACGGAATTTCTAAAGATGAACTAACCTTTATTCATCTATTTTTAATCAAAGGCTTACTTTCTGAAGACCGCGAGCTTTGTAATAACAATCAACAACTAGCTGATGAAAACGAAAATACAGTTGCCCTAAACGGCCTAGCACAACCAGCTATCAAAACTTGCGACAACGAAGAAGTTTCTCTTTCTGAAGCAGGACTTTTAGAACTTACTAAAATGAGTGACTTTATCAGTACCCTTCTTCCAGATGATACTTATTTTTCTAGTATCATTGAAAAACAAAAAGAACGCTTGCTACACCCAGAAAAAACCATTGCCTACCAAGTAATTGAGCATGTAAAAACAACCGGATATGTTGACTTCCACTTAAACCAAGCAAAGATTTTCATGGAAGAAACCGAAGCTCTCGCCTACAAACTCATTGGCGCTGAAGACATGGAACTATCCACACAAATCATTTGGAAAGATGCAATTGCACGTGGAATAAAAGTAGATGTACTCGACCGTGCAGAAAATTTCCTGCGTTTCCAAAAAGGCGACCATGTAGAATACGTCAAACAAGCAAGCAAAACTTCCAAAGACAACTATGTTTCTGTTTTAATGATGGAAAATAAGGTCGTCACTAAGTTAATCTTAGCAGAAAATGGCATTCGCGTCCCATTTGGCGATAGTTTTAGCGACCAAGCAGCTGCACTTGAAGCCTATTCACTGTTTCAAAATAAACAAATCGTCGTCAAACCTAAATCCACTAATTATGGATGGGGTATTAGCATTTTCAAAAATAAATTTACAAAAGATGACTATCAGCAAGCTTTAAAAATAGCATTCAGTTATGACAAATCAGTCATTATTGAAGAATTTATTCCTGGTGATGAGTTTCGTTTCCTAGTAATCAATGACAAAGTAGAGGCTGTTTTAAAGCGAGTTCCAGCTAACGTAACTGGCGATGGAATCCATACTGTTCGTGAACTAGTTGATGAAAAAAACACCGATCCACTGCGCGGCACAGACCATCTAAAACCGCTAGAAGAAATTCAAACTGGTCCTGAAGAAACACTAATGCTTTCAATGCAAAAACTTTCATGGGATAGTATTCCTGAATCCGGAAAAACCATTTATTTACGAGAAAATTCCAACGTCAGCACAGGTGGTGACAGTATTGATTACACCGCAGAAATGGATGATTATTTTAAAGAAATCGCAATTCGCGCAACTCAAGTACTTGATGCCAAAATTTGTGGCGTTGATATCATTGTTCCACGTGAAACAATCAATCGCGATAAGCATGCAATCATCGAGCTTAACTTCAACCCCGCGATGCACATGCACTGCTTCCCTTATCAAGGACAGCAGAAAAAAATTGGCGATAAAATTTTAGATTTCTTATTTGATTAATAAATAAAAAGCTACTAAAACTGTTACGTTTTAGTAGCTTTTTATTGTTTTAAACTAAACTTTCCATTTGCGCCAAGAACGCTTTTTGCCATTTCTTTTCGTTCAAGAATTCAATTGAAAACGATGGGTCTATTTTATTGAGAATTTCCGCCCACGCATCTGTTCGTAAAGATGAAGCTTGGCGAATCGCAATTACCCACATTATAACGGTTCCGGCAATTAATACTAAGAAACAAAGAATCCCTGTTACTATCGCTGCTGGAACCTGGTTATTCACAGCAAAGTATACAGCAAGTGCGCCCAGAGCAATAACCAAAACAAAAAATAATGGTATGAAAAGTAACGTTTTCTTCCGACTTGCTCGATAAGTCGAAATTTCTAATTGCTTTTCGAGTAGCGCTAACTGGCGTACTGGATTTTTCTTTTTCTCAACAGGTATTGCATATTTATCTATTAGTAAATGTGCTGCCTTCGCTTCTTCTTTGTTGTTCTTTGGCATCAGAACAATTAAAACAACAAAAAATATAATTACAACTAATTGAACCAAACAAAACACTCCTATAATCAAATTTCACACTTAATTATAGCATTTATGACTATTGTCAGGTTTGTAGCTTTTGTGAACGATTCAGTAAAAAAACAATTTCTCGACAATAGGCTTGCCAAGAAATTGTTTCACGTGAAACATATTAAACATTAAAGCGGAAATGAACTACGTCTCCATCTTTCATTTCGTACTCTTTACCTTCTAACCGAACTTTCCCAGCCTCTTTAGCAGCTTGTTCAGAGCCATATTCAAGTAAAGCATCATAAGCAACTACTTCAGCACGAATAAATCCTCGTTCGAAATCTGTATGGATAATTCCCGCACATTGAGGAGCCTTCATACCTTTAATAAATGTCCATGCGCGGACTTCTTGAACGCCAGCAGTGAAATACGTTGCCAGTCCAAGCAATGTATACGCAGAACGGATTAATTGATCCAAGCCTGATTCTTCAATTCCAAGCGCCTCAAGAAATTCAACTTTATCTTCATCTTCTAGTTCAGCGATTTCTTCTTCCGCACGAGCGCAGACAACGATAACTTCGGAGTTTTCACCAGCAGCAAATTCGCGCACTTGTTGCACATACTTATTATCATCTGGGCTAGAAACGTCTTCTTCACTCACATTTGCCACATATAAAACTGGTTTTCTTGTAAGTAAAAATAAATTACGAACGATTTTCTCTTCATCTTCACTGAATTCTACCGCACGAGCTGGTTTATCATTTTCAAAAGCATCACGCAATTTAACTAATACATTAAATTCCGCAACAGCATCTTTATCTTTTTGTTTAGAAAGCTTCTCAACACGACCAATACGCTTCTCTACCGTTTCTAAATCCGCTAAGATAAGTTCTAAGTTAATAGTAGAAATATCGTCTAGCGGGTCTACACGGCCTTCTACGTGAGTGATGTTCTCGTCATCAAAACAACGAGTTACATGACAAATCGCATCTACTTGACGAATATGGGACAAAAATTTATTTCCAAGGCCTTCTCCTTTACTAGCGCCCTTCACAATACCGGCAATATCCGTAAATTCAAAAGTCGTCGGAACAGTCTTTTTCGGTTTTACAAGTTCAGTTAATTTGTTTAATCGGTGGTCAGGGACTTCAACAATTCCAACGTTTGGATCAATCGTCGCAAATGGATAGTTCGCAGCCTCTGCTCCTGCTTTCGTGATTGCATTAAAAAGTGTCGATTTCCCAACATTAGGAAGCCCGACAATACCAGCTGTAAGTGCCATTATATATAAACTCCTTTTCATTAACTTCATTTTGAAATGTCCATCTAATAGACATTTTTTCACTAACGTATATTATAAAGGTTTTTCAAACAAAAAGCCACCCACTAAAAAAACGAAAACCCCTTAAACATCATGGGATTTCCGTTTTTCTTTTGCTTATTTTAAATCTATCACATGTTCAGCAAGGTTAATTCCAGTTCCAGCAGCCACACGTTCTGCAAATTCCGGCTCTACTTGATAGAAATTGCGCAAGTTGCGAATCTTAATATCTTCGCGCACACCTTCCCAATCGTCTACAATATTTTTCACAAGAGCCGCACGTTCTGCATCTGAGTAACGCTTCCAAACTTCTTTAGCATGACCAAAGTTATTTGGCTTTTCTGCCACTAGTCGGCCAGAGATATCCCCACGAATTTCTTGCTCAGGCTCGATATATGCAGGGTTTTCTTTTGGTTCTGTATCATAACTATTTGGTTCATAATTAATCGAACTTGTTTGCTGTTTAAACGGCATCTGTCCATCACGTTGGTTGTTATCAACAGGAGTTTTTGGGCTGTTGATTGGTAATTGTAAGTAGTTAGGTCCAACGCGGTGTCTTTGCGTATCAGAGTAAGAGAACAATCGCCCCTGTAGTAAACGGTCCTCAGAAGGTAACATCCCCGGCACAAGCACACCTGGATTAAAGCCAACTGATTCTGTTTCAGCAAAAATATTATCCGGATTACGATTTAATGTCATTGTTCCAACATGCTCGTATGGAAATACATCTTCAAACCAGTCTTTGGTTGCATCAAGCGGATTGAAGTCGTAATTATCCAAGTCTTTTGGATCTAGCACTTGCACATATAAATCCCACTCTGGATAATCACCATTCTCAATTGCTTCATACAAATCGCGACTAGCATGGTTAAATTCTTTTGCTTGAATTTGTGCTGCTTGATCAGTTGAAAGATTGACGATTCCTGCTTTTGGAACCCAGCGTAGTTTTACATAAACAGTCTTACCTTCTTCGTTTATCCATTTAAAGGCATGTACGCTTGAACCACGAATTTCGCGGTAAGATGCCGGAGTCCCCTCATCGCTAAATAAATAAGTAATCATCGTCGTCGCTTCCGGAGTTAAACTAAAGAAGTCCCAGTAACGATTGCCATCTTGAATGTTAGTACGTGGATCTGGCTTCAAGGAGTGAATTACGTCAGGAAACTTGATAGCATCACGGATAAAGAATACAGGTAAGTTGTTACCGACAAAGTCATAGTTACCTTCTTCCGTATAAAATTTAACCGAAAAACCACGTGGATCACGAAGCGTTTCTGGTGAATGTTGACCATGGATTACTGTAGAAAAACGCGCAAAAACCTCTGTCTCTGTTCCTTCTTCTTGTAAAAATTGTGCTTTCGTATATTTTTTCATGCTTTTTTTCGTTACAAATTTGCCGTGCGCACCAGCACCACGAGCATGCACCACACGTTCTGGAACACGTTCTCTATCAAAATGCGCCAATTTCTCAATTAACACATAATCTTCTAACAAAGTTGGTCCTTTTAATCCCGCTGTCATCGAATTTTGGTTGTCCCCAATCGGCACTCCTTGATTCGTCGTTAAGTTTCTTCTATCGGTCATATGTATACCTCCATTAAAATAGTATTATCATTTTTATTTATAATAATTATTAAATGATACTATTTATATTTTAAAGAAGGTTGTCCCAAACTTCAACTAAAAGGCTTATATAAAAATAATCTCTTCATTATCTTAAACCCCAGATAATGAAGAGATTATTTTATTCTTCCTCAGCCTTAACTAAAATCTTTTTCACTTTTCGCTCAAACTCACGGCGCGGAATCATTACACTATGTCCGCAACCTTCACATTTAATTCGAATGTCCATTCCCATGCGGATAATCTTGAAACGATTAGTCCCACAAGGATGTGGTTTTTTCATTTCTACAACATCGTTTAAATAGAAATGCTTTTTTTCCATAAACATCACAACCTATTCATCATCAAACTGAATATCTAAAATTTCTAAAATACGATCTAAATCGTCATCAGATAAAAACTCAATTTCAATTTTACCTTTTTTATCACGACGTTTAATTGATACCGCTGTTCCAAATTTATCTCGTAATTGACTCTCACTTTCACGAATAAAGATTGGAACTCTTGCTGGTTTGATTGTTTCACGTGAAACATTTTCGTTTAAGTTAGCTACAACATCTTCTAACTGACGGACAGTTAAGCCTTGCGCTACAGCCTTTTTCGCAGTTGGAATAATGTTCTTTTTTACCTTTAAGCCTAGTAAAACTCGACCATGCCCAGCAGATAACGTACCATCTCGTAGCATCACTTGAACTTCTTCTGGTAGTGTTAAAAGACGGACAAAGTTAGCAATGTAAGGTCTGCTTTTACCAACACGTTCTGCTAATTTAGCTTGTGTTAATCCTAATTTTTTCATTAGGAATTGGTATGATTCTGCTTCCTCTAAAGGTGATAAATCCTCACGTTGCAAATTTTCAATTACGGAAAGCTCCATCATTTCTTCTTCTGTTAAATCGCGCACTACTGCCGGAATTTCTTTTAATTTCGCTTCTTTTGCTGCTCGGAATCTACGTTCTCCAACAACAATTTCGTATCCTTTAGCAGTGTTTCTTAAAATAATTGGTTGTAAGACACCGTGAATTTTAATGGAATCACGTAATTCATTGATTGCTTTTGTATCAAAAATTTTACGTGGTTGGTACGGATTTGGTTTAATTTCTTTTAGCGGGATATTTTGAACAGTTTCCTCATTTGTATCAACATTATTAAATAGTGCATTGATTCCCTTACCTAGACCTTTAGCCATGTGCAACCACTTCCTTTGCTAATTCTAAATAAACTTCAGCACCTTTAGATTTTGCATCGTATAACAAAATCGGTTTTCCGTGACTAGGTGCCTCACTTAGGCGTACATTACGTGGAATAATTGTGTTAAATACTTTATTTTGGAAGTATTTTTTAACTTCTTCAATGACTTGAATTCCTAGGTTTGTCCTAGCATCTAGCATCGTTAACAGTACTCCTTCAATTTGCAAATCTTCATTAAGATGTTTTTGAACTATTCTTATTGTATTTAAAAGCTGGCTTAGACCTTCCAGTGCATAGTACTCACATTGAACGGGAATGAGTACTGAATCCGCTGCGGTTAAAGCATTTAAAGTTAAAAGTCCCAGTGATGGCGGACAATCAATAATTACATAATCATAATCGTCACGAATTGAGTCGATTGCTTTTTTTAATCTTATTTCACGTGAAATTGCTGGAACTAACTCTACTTCGGCTCCGGCAAGTTGAATTGTTGCTGGAATAACATTTAAATTATCAAGATCTGTTTTTTGCAACACATCTTGAATCGCTACGTCATCAACTAGCACATCATAAATACAATGTTCTATTTCACCTTTGTTTACACCAACACCACTTGATGCATTTCCTTGTGGGTCAATATCTACTAGTAATACTTTTTTTCCTAAAAAAGCTAGGCTAGAGCTTAAATTAACGGATGATGTTGTTTTACCAACCCCACCTTTTTGGTTCGCTAGTGCAATCACTTTGCTCAATCTTTTTCACCAACCCTTATTTTGTACCGAGATTTCCGGTTCTTTTATCTTCTATTCTACCAAAAGATTTTCATTTAGTCTTACAAAAAGTAAAAATAAATTTAAATTCGTGTTTTAAAGGGCTAAAAATAGTGGAAAATAATGTTTTCACCACTCAAAATGTTTCACGTGAAACATTTCAAAATTAAAAAGCAACCAACCTAAGTTGATTACTTTTCGGAGTTCAATCTATTGAGAATGTAGCCTTGACACCTAGAACCGTGCAGACTTTCTGATACATTCTAAGTGTTAAATCTGGGTCTCCTGCTTCTAATCGTCCAATAATTACTGGAGATAAATCAGATTTTAACGCTAAATCCATTTGAGACCATTTCTTTTCCATGCGTTTTGCAAATATATATTTACCTAAGCTCGCGGAAAAACTTTCTAAGTAATGAGCGATTCCTTCATTTTCTAATGCTTGATTTTTAAGTGTTTCAAATTGGTAATCTGAATTTCCAATGCTTGTTTCAACGTCAATGCGACGTAAGAAAACTCGTTTGGCTTCTTCACGGTAAGAACCCATTTGATCAGTAAACGGATTTTTATCTTTAAAGTAACCTTTGACAAAACAATAGTATGTTTCATCTCCACTAAATGCAGTGAAGTAGATTAAACGACAATTTTTATCTTTAAAGTGTGCCTTCATCTCTTGGATTGGTTGATCTACTGTTGTTTCGATTCGGGTTGTTTGTAGTGAATAGGCTTGACTTTTACCAATAATTAAATGTACATCTGGAAGAATTTGCTTCCCGGTGCTAAGCTTTCTTGTTTCTGCTGTTTCTAGTTGTAGCAGGCCTTGGAATACTAAAGTGGCCATTAATGGTTCTTCCTTAATTAAGTTTTGTAAAAAATCATACGCTTGGAACTCATTTTGTTCGTCTTTCACAAAAATGATTTTTGCCATTCGTTTCGTGATTCCACCCTTAGCTGAGTGAATCACTCCCTCCTTTACAACTTTACCTAATTCTATTGTACTTTTTTCTGCTCAAAATTGCACTTATTTTCTCTAATCTTTCTGAAATCAATGAAAATGGCTATTTATTAAACCACTCAAATTGAGTTGGTATTTATTTCAACAAAAAAACCGCCTAATTAAGCGGTTTTATTTATATCTATTCTTTTGCTTCTTTTGCGATTTGATACCAACTGTAAATCTTCACTATCGCAAAGAAAGTATAGGCGAACGCGATGAGATATGCCCCGTAATTAACTAATAAAATGTTGATGGCACTTCCCCACCCAGATTCCTCTGCTACAGCAACTGCTCGTGCATAAGGACTGGTGAAAAAATATGTAATATAGATTGGATTAAAGCTCAAAATAGCACTTGTAATTGATATTACGAAAGACGGTAGTACCATTAAGCAACTAATAACACCAATTACGTGTCCAATTATCTTCAAAAACCTCATTGTTACACCTCTTTACTTCTTTTTAGGAATTTGAATGGTAATTTGATAAAAATCATCCGTTTCTTCTTCCTTAAAATCTAGTTCCATTCCGTTATCTTTAACCATTGTCACAGATTGTTTAATCGTATTCATAGCAATACGTACATCCCGACTGATTGCTTGACGTTTAGGCTTTGTTTTTTTCGTTGCAACTGATTTTTTTACGCCTAATAATTCTTGAATCCTTGCTTCGGTTTGTTTGACGTTCCAGTGGTTTTCTTCTATTTCTTGTAACAAAGCTACTTGTTGTTCTTCGGTTTCTAAAGCTAGTAATGAACGTGCGTGGCGCTCTGAAATTTGTTTGTTTAACACCGCGTTTTGAATTGCTTCCGGTAATTTTAAAAGCCGCATTTTGTTAGCGATAGCGGATTGGCTTTTCCCTACACGTTGAGCGAGTGCTTCTTGTGTCACATCCTGCATATCTAGCAAGCTCCGGTACGCTTTAGCCTCTTCAATTGGTGTGAGTTCTTCGCGTTGTAAATTTTCAATTAACGCAATCGCAGCTACTTCTTCATCATCTAAATTTTGAATAATTGCTGGGATTTTTTCCATTTCTAAAGAAAGAACAGCTCGGAAACGACGCTCTCCTGCAATGATTTCGTAATAATCCGGTTCCATTTCTCTAACCACAATCGGCTGAATAACACCGTGAATTCGAATAGTTCGAGCAAGTTCGTCAATCTTATCTTGGTCAAATACTGTCCGCGGTTGGAATTGGTTCGGGAAAATTTTATCCATAGGAAGTTCTTGTACACGCTGTACTCCTTCTTCTACTATGTTATCATCCAGTTGATTATTCTTTTCTTTTTTTCCAAATAAACGTGAAAAAGGCATCTGGGTCCTTCCTTTCCGGAAAATCTTGGGCGCTAAGTGAATAAACCTTACTATCCGCAAGTCTCTTTCATTATTTTAGCAGAAATGACGCAGAAAAACACGCTTATTCTTCATTTAAAAATTTCAAGACTTGTTATCGCGCTTTCTAGTTTAAAGAATTCCTTTGATTTTCTTGGTAAACCGAGTAGTTATTTCCTGTGGTCTGGTAATTGCTCCACCAACAACAACCGCGTGACAACCTAACTTAAGAACTTCGCTTGCTTTATCAGGCGAATCAATTTTCCCTTCAGCAATGACTGGACGTTTCGTACTTTTTAATACTTCTTTTAAATGGGAAAAGTCGTGATTGCTAATATCTTGATTCGCGGTTTCGTCTGTGTAGCCATACAGTGTTGTACCTATCAAGTCAAAGCTCAGGGAATCAGCGTATTGAACATCTTCCATGCTTCCAGTGTCTGCCATTAGGAGGGTACTTGGAAACTCTTTGCGGATTATTTGTAGTATTTCTTCGAGGTTTTCGTTATTAGGGCGTGGTCTTGTAGTTGCGTCCATTGCCACTATTTCAGCGCCAGTTTCACAGATTTCCCTTACTTCTTTTAGTGTTGGGGTAATAAATACGTTGCAGTCATCGTATACCTGTTTTAAAATCCCGATGATTGGCACATTTACTTCATTTTGAATGGCTCTAATGTCTTCAGCTGTGTTTGCTCGAATACCCATCGCGCCTCCTTGGACTGCAGCGAGGGCCATTTTTGACATGATAAATGAGCTATGGAGTGGTTCATCTGGTAACGCTTGGCAGGAAACTATTAGCTCACCTTTTATTTTTTCAAGTACAGAATTATTCACTTTTATTCCTCCTTGGCTGAAATTAATAAGTCCTCTCGTTTGAAAGGACTTATTCGTATTTATTCGATTGGTAATTTATTCGGTGTTCCAGGTTTTCTTGGGTATTTGTTCGGTGTTTCTTTTGTTTTAGCGATAACGTAAATGTTCCGTTCACTTTCTTCTATTGGTAGAGAGAATGAGAAGTGATTGACCACTTTCCCGCCTAATACTTTGATAGCTTTTTCGGCTGTTTGTAATTCTTGTTCCGCTTGGGCTGCTTTCATTACGAGGAAAGAACCGCCTTTTTTGACAAGGGGCAGGCAAAGCTCGGATAATACGCTCATTCTTGCAACTGCGCGCGCTGTTACTAGGTCATATTTTTCACGGTGCGCTTTGTTCTGACCAAATGTTTCAGCACGATCGTGGTAAAAATGGACGTTTGTTAAAGCTAATTTTTCTGCTAGTGCATCTAAGAAAGTCATTCGTTTCTTGAGCGAATCTACAATGCTAACTTCTAAATGTGGGAAGCAGATTTTGATGGGAATACTTGGAAAACCAGCGCCAGCCCCGACATCGCAAATCGAATGAAAGTCATTGAAATCAACGTAAAATGCCGCGGAAATAGAGTCATAGAAATGCTTTAGGTAGACTTCTTTTTCCTCTGTAATGGCCGTTAAATTCATTTTTTCGTTCCATTCTACTAGCATTTCAAAGTAATCGTGGAATTGTTTCAATTGTGCTTCACTTAATTCTATTCCTTTTTCAGCAAGAGCGTTACTGAATTGTTCTGGATTCATGTTTTTTC from the Listeria seeligeri serovar 1/2b str. SLCC3954 genome contains:
- the rsmG gene encoding 16S rRNA (guanine(527)-N(7))-methyltransferase RsmG; its protein translation is MNPEQFSNALAEKGIELSEAQLKQFHDYFEMLVEWNEKMNLTAITEEKEVYLKHFYDSISAAFYVDFNDFHSICDVGAGAGFPSIPIKICFPHLEVSIVDSLKKRMTFLDALAEKLALTNVHFYHDRAETFGQNKAHREKYDLVTARAVARMSVLSELCLPLVKKGGSFLVMKAAQAEQELQTAEKAIKVLGGKVVNHFSFSLPIEESERNIYVIAKTKETPNKYPRKPGTPNKLPIE